ATGCGGACGATGCCCTTGCGGTCCACGATCGCATAGGTGGGATAGTAATTGACTGCCCAAGCCTGCTGGGATTTAAGCTGCGGATCACGGGCGGTTGGGTACTCGATGCCTTTGGTTTTCACCGTCTGATCCATGGTCTCCTGACCCCGCTTCGAGGTGCAAACGCCGACGATGACCAAACCTTTATCCCGGTACTTTTTCAACAGTTCATTGTTGTGCGGGATGGCGGCCATACACGGTCCGCACCAAGTGGCGTAAAAATCCACCACCACCACCTTGCCTTTCAGGTCCGCAGGCTTGACCTCGCCGTTTACCCACCCCGTCACGTCCAGCGCGGGCATGGGCTTGTTTTCGAGGGCCGCGTGTTTGGCACGGCTTTGGGCGTCATCGTCCCAGGTCCAGGCATCTGGAAACTCGCCCGCACGAGCCGCCAGGACAACCGCGAAGGCAAATGCAACAATCCATTTGGATGATGTAATCATAGGCGTAAGGGTACTATGCGATGCGGATTTGGTCAAACCATCGGTAATGAACCCATGTTACTTACGCTTCTCACCCCTGACATTCGTCATTGCCAAACCGGGCGGGTTTGCATAGTTTCACACCACGATGAACAGTGGCAGGACCACGACGATGTTTTAGCGTTCACGGAACCCATTCCGCGAACGCAGCGCCTCACATTCACCTGTTGAGGCGTTTTTGTTTGATGGGTGAAGCGTAATTTTGAATTTTAACATTTATGGAAGGCGCCAAACACGAGATAGATCGGAAGACACTGGAACAGCGGGATCAGATGAACGACTTGCAGCGGATGCGGCATTCGTGCGCGCACGTCATGGCTGCCGCTGTGCTGCGCCTCTGGCCGGATGCGATGCTGGACATCGGCCCGCCCACCGACGAGGGTTTTTACTACGACTTCGATCTGCCCAGCCACCGGTTCACCCCGGAGGATTTCTCCAAGATCGAGGAGGAGATGAAGAAGATCACCAAGGAAAACCAGGTGTTCGAGAAATCCGTCAAGACCCGCGAGGAAGCCCGGGTATTTTTTGAAGGACGCGGCCAGAAATTCAAGGTCGAACGCTTAGGCGACATTCCCGAGGGCGAGCCCATCTCGTTCTTCCAGAACGGGGAGTTTACAGACCTTTGCGCCGGACCGCACGTCATGCGCACCGGGAACGTCAAGGCGTTCAAGTTGCTCCGCATCGCCTCCGCCTATTATCGCGGCAACGAAAAGAATCCGCAGCTCCAACGTCTCTACGGAACGGCCTTCCAGAATAAAACCGAACTGGAGGAATGGCTCAAGGCTCAGGAGGAAGCCAAGAAGCGCGATCATCGCAAGATCGGCAAGGACATGGAACTGTTCACGTTTGATGATGACGTTGGGCCCGGACTGCCGCTCTGGATGCCCAACGGTGCCGTGCTCATTGAAGAACTGGAAAAGCTGGCCAAGGAAACCGAGTTTCAGGCGGGCTATGTGCGCGTGCGCACGCCGCATCTGGCCAAGGAATCCATGTACAAACTCTCCGGTCATCTCCCGTATTATGCGGAGTCCATGTATCCGCCCATGGAACTAAAGATGGAACCGGGTGAGGAAAGAAAGTTAGATAAAGAAACTCAAGATGCCGCTAAAAAGGCACAGAGAAAAGAGGATGATATTATAGCCTTGGGCAGGCCTGAAGAACAAGCACGGCTAAAAGCTGAAGGTTTTTCACAGGAAAAGTTGGGTGAGATAATATTAGATATGGCAAACGATTATCTTCCAACAGTTACCAACGCCATCGCGCTTGATAATACCGCCCGCGTTACAAAGTATTATCTCAAGGCGATGAATTGCCCGCACCATCACAAAATCTTTGCGGCGGTGCCCCGCAGCTACCGCGATCTGCCGTTGCGCCTGGCGGAGTACGGTACCTGCTATCGCTATGAGCAATCTGGTGAGTTGATGGGGCTCATGCGCGTGCGCTCCATGCAGATGAACGATGCGCACCTGTATTGCACGCCAGAGCAATTTGCTGGTGAGTTTCGCGCGGTGAATGAGATGTACCTGAAGTACTTCAAGATTTTCGGCTTCGCCAAGTACCAGATGCGCTTCAGCACCCATGACCCGGCACGGTTGGGGCAGAAGTTCGTGGATGAACCGGAGTTATGGAAGCAGACGGAAGACATGGTGCGTAAGGTGCTCCAGGATTCCGGCATTGATTTCAAGGAAATCCCGAATGAAGCGGCATTTTACGGGCCCAAGATTGACGTGCAGGTGTGGAGCATCAGCGGCCGTG
The Verrucomicrobiota bacterium genome window above contains:
- a CDS encoding threonine--tRNA ligase, which translates into the protein MEGAKHEIDRKTLEQRDQMNDLQRMRHSCAHVMAAAVLRLWPDAMLDIGPPTDEGFYYDFDLPSHRFTPEDFSKIEEEMKKITKENQVFEKSVKTREEARVFFEGRGQKFKVERLGDIPEGEPISFFQNGEFTDLCAGPHVMRTGNVKAFKLLRIASAYYRGNEKNPQLQRLYGTAFQNKTELEEWLKAQEEAKKRDHRKIGKDMELFTFDDDVGPGLPLWMPNGAVLIEELEKLAKETEFQAGYVRVRTPHLAKESMYKLSGHLPYYAESMYPPMELKMEPGEERKLDKETQDAAKKAQRKEDDIIALGRPEEQARLKAEGFSQEKLGEIILDMANDYLPTVTNAIALDNTARVTKYYLKAMNCPHHHKIFAAVPRSYRDLPLRLAEYGTCYRYEQSGELMGLMRVRSMQMNDAHLYCTPEQFAGEFRAVNEMYLKYFKIFGFAKYQMRFSTHDPARLGQKFVDEPELWKQTEDMVRKVLQDSGIDFKEIPNEAAFYGPKIDVQVWSISGREFTIATNQVDFAVPKRFGLVYKDRDNTEKTPLCIHRAPLGTHERFIGFLIEHYAGNFPLWLAPQQVRVLPIGEDLVPYAREITEELRNQFVRVELDASNDKINGKIQNAEREKVHTMLVVGQREKDAGNVSVRVHGKGNVGVKPRAQAIAEILQAIKERTA
- a CDS encoding TlpA disulfide reductase family protein, whose amino-acid sequence is MITSSKWIVAFAFAVVLAARAGEFPDAWTWDDDAQSRAKHAALENKPMPALDVTGWVNGEVKPADLKGKVVVVDFYATWCGPCMAAIPHNNELLKKYRDKGLVIVGVCTSKRGQETMDQTVKTKGIEYPTARDPQLKSQQAWAVNYYPTYAIVDRKGIVRIIGLQPQHVESVVKKLLDETPVPSSAK